The window ctcgatttttaacgacgggctcgtcggcgcggatatttatagccggctggcgcggctctcgatttagccggcggatatttatagccggtcgggctctcgattttaacgacggtgctcgtcgctcggattatttatagacgcccgctctcgatttttaacgacgggctcttCGGCGCCCgatcggtgcgactctcgattttaacgacggtgctcgtcggctcattatttatagacgccggcccgtctcgatttttaacgacggtgcgtcggcgcggatatttatagcccggCTCTCCGGTTTaatgtctgggctagacggctttagggctaactccttaccaggtcgagcgaccttggccttccgtCTCGCAGAGGATACCCTGTGCTATCATCCttctacttcctgcatcgcaagtgcCTAGGCGACCGAGGAGCATATACagttacatttagcgcacctttcacccaatgCGAAGAACGTATTCCTGGccaaacggctcagggtctgcttcgtcgagcatttttgCTAAGATAATTTACCGCCGTTCGAACGGTACAGGGCCTTCGACCCACGATAACGTCTCATTTTCGCCCTTTTGACTcttcatttatgcatttcaagCATTCAGTCGAAAAATGAAGTACACcgagtgatttacagtgatacacctttcatcccgcccggtaaggctggaggtggttcgcgctccacggtctatctagctgccgaccgtccttgtcttccaaataatacgcgcccgagcggagcttttcgatgactctgAAGGGAccggcccatggagcttcaagcttgccgacgtcgccgaccggcttgactttcttccagacaagatcgccgacctggaatgatctgggaatgacgcgctgGTTGTaagtttgcttcatccgctggcgGTATGCCATCAGTCGAACGGCTGCCttcgccctctcctcttctaccaagtccagctccatgtttcttcgttcggcgttgtcatcatcgtagctctggatccggattgaatcaacgccgacttcgactggaatgacggcctcaccgccatataccaaatggaacggtgtgactcctgtcccttcttttggcgtcgttcggatggcccacaagacgctcgacacttcatctggccaacttcccCCTAAATGGTCAAGCCGAgcacgcagaatacggagaatttccctgttggcgacttcagcctgaccgttgctctggggataggccacagacgtgaaatgttgctcaatgccgtagctcctGCACCACTCTTCTAACattttccctgtgaactgccgcccgttgtcggacactagtcggcgggggatgccgaaccgacaaatgatgtgttgccagatgaattttttaaccatttgttcagtaatctttgcgagtggctcggcctccacccacttggagaagtagtctaccgccactagtaagaatttcctctgcccggtcgccatcggaaatggacccacaatatccattccccattgatcaaacggacatgagatggttgatgccttcatctcctctgccggtcggtggatgaagttatgatacttctggcatgaaaggcatgtagatactgtccgagcggcatctgtttgtaaggttggccaaaagtatccggccaagaggatcttcttggccaacgagcgcccgcccggatgtcccccgcatgatccttgatgtacttcctggaggatgtaagctgagtcttccgagcttacacatttcagcaaaggacgcgaaaaagctttcttgtaaagctgatctccgatgagtgtaaaccgaccggctcttcttctgaggagccgggctgcatattcctcagatggtgtggtgcccgaacggaggaattctataataggtgtcctccagtcacttggaaacgtgaggccttgcatccggtcgacatgcgctacCAGCAgtattttttcaattggttgctgaaggGCGACTGGCGTTATcgagctcgcgagcttggctaactcatcggccgcctggttctccgttcggggaatcttctgaataagcacctctcggaaagcagctttgagtttttcaaaggcctcagcgtagagtttgagccgaacacagttgatttcaaaggtgccggagagctgctgagcggccaactgtgaatccgaataaagtgtcacccgaccggctcccacatgccgtgctgcctgcagtccggctatcagggtctcatactctgcctcattgttagtaactttgtaatccagccggacggataggtgcgtcttttcttcctgaggtgagagtagtactattccgatcccacttccgagccgagtggaggatccatccacatatattctccacatagcttccggctcaggcctttgcacttcggtcacaaaatcagccaaggattgggctttaatcgccgagcaggtctgatattggatgtcaaactcgcttaattctgtcgtccacttgatgagccgtccggatgcttctggattcaacagcactcttccgagtggactgttcgtccggacaatgatggtgtgagccaagaaatacagTCGAAGGCgacgagcggctagaaccaaagcaaaggccaacttctcgagctcGGTGTAACGAgactcagcgtcttttaaaatgtggctcagaaagtacaccggctgctcttcgccgttcgccctcacaagtgctgagtctacagcatgctcagttgacgatagatacatataaagtgactcacccccgctcagcttggccagcacaggcagagaatttagatatgttttcaactcttcaaatgctcggtcacactcttcatcccactggaacttagtagtcttgcgcaggatcttgaagaatggcaggctccggtcggcggttttgaagatgaatctggacaatgcagttatccgaccggtcaaccgttgtacCTCCCTTATGTTTCTAGGAGGAAGCATgttttgcagagctttcaccttgctggggttggcttcaattccccgctcggtcactatatatcccaagaaatgccctccttttgctccgaacaggcacttctggggattcagcttgactccatatctgcgcagcgttcggaaggtttcttccatgtccttgcagAGATCtaccgctcggacggatttaataagaatatcgtctacataaacttccagattccgcccgatctgctcccggaatactttgttcatcaagcgttgataggtggccccgacattcttcaatccgaacggcatcactttgtagcaataagtgccgtcggccgtcacgaagcttactttttcttgatcttcccgggcgagcggcacttgatgatatccttggtaggcgtcaagcatgcagattaattcgcagccggccgtagagtccaccagctgatctatccggggcagaggataaaaatccttgggacatgctttgttcaagtcccgaaagtcgatgcaaactctccacttgccgcccggcttggagaccaatactacgttggccagccagctcgggaactgcacctcgcgtacgtggccggccttcagaagtttttctacttccgcccggatgatggcattctgctcggcactgaaatctctttttctctgctttatcggccgagcgtccggtcggacatgtaactcatgctgcgctatgctcggcgaaattccgggcaattcatgtgtcgaccagacgaagacatcgtgatttcgttggaggcattggatcagcttctccttcggTTCTTCCTCCAGatccgaggcgataaaagtcgtggcctccgatcgggttggatggatctgaacttcctccttttcatcataaattaaagcaggaggtttctcggttatgacgtgtacctcgattcgaggcgccttccgagcggagcaaGCTTCTGCCcgaatcatctctatatagcaccgccgagatGCTAGCTGATCTCCAGGCACTTCTCCTACTTGGTCCTCCaccgggaactttatcttctggtggaaagttgagacaaccgctcggaattcgccgagcgccggtcgtcccaaaatgacgttgtaggatgacggagagtcgaccaccacgaagtttattgtcctggtcctcctgagcggctcttctcccaacgaggtggctagccggatctgtccaatgcccgtaaacccgtagagcgggtcgtcatgggcagagctcggctcgatcaatttgcaaccgatcgaacgccttcttgaatatgatgttgaccgagctcccgtgtcaataaatatgcggtgaatggtgtaatttgctattaccgctttaatgagcacgtcatggggcacttctactccttctaaatctccgggcccgaaaatttccggtccacttgcccgctcttggctataGCCGATCGCGTGGATCTGCATCTGCcgaacgcccgcctttctggctcggttggagtctcctccggtgaATACCGATCTCGCcccggaagtattgctcctgttttcctcctcccgagcggacggccgggaccgttctctggacgcccggcgattctcccgccttggggatcgatgccgatcgggcgtctggtgatgtcgcctctGTGCGGATCCGGTCACTTCATAGGTCCCTTGTcttctgtcgatgggaggagaccgttcGGCTCTCCTGGGAATGGGATTAGTCACAAAGGGAAGActtgacaatccctcgtgttgtgcgatccgtctggtggaaggagcagaacttCCActtggccgagcggcagccacctcttgtacATGTGATCCGCGTGGGGATCGAATTGTCaccctcggtcctctaggtggtcGCCGAGCGGCGGTCGCTTCCGCCTACCGACAGTGCACGCCGGctagagtttcctttttccggcttgcgcttcttccacgtttatgtattcgttggcccgatgcaacatgtgatcataatctcggggcggctttcggatgagcgaccggaagaagtcaccatctaccaggccttgtgtgaaggcgttcatcatcgtctccgatgtggccgttgggatgtccattgccacttggttgaatcgttggatgtaagcccGAAGCGATTCCTTTggatcttgcttgatggcgaacaggctaacacttgtcttctgataacgccgactgctagcaaagtggtggaggaaggccgttcggaaatccttgaagcttgtgatagatccgtccggcaacctccggaaccaccgttgagccgatcccgagagtgtggtaagaaagacgcggcatttcactccatcggtgtattgatggagcgtggccgtgttatcaaacttacccagatgatcatccgggtccgttgttccgttgtactcgccgatcgtcggaggcacgtagtgcttgggcagagggtctcgtagaatagcctccgaaaattggcggttggcccgctcgggagatgagtccgcccggggagccttaccttttctgtcatcccgccttggtatttcgtccgaagaagaacctctatctcttcgagctggtgcggcttcaggggtgcgaaataaggcccggtgaaaTGCGACGGTAGCTGGAGGTGCTTcagctcggccaccagacgcagatgtcgcttgttgctcctgtcgttcggccgctgctttctgtttttgttcaacaagtttggcggcccttatctcgaccagagcgtcgagctcttccctcgaaagcgtcaccgtgttttgtcgtccagcttcgtccattgttaccgatcggatgcaggagcgttcccacagacggcgccaatttgatcctgtccgaaccgggaatcagtggacgctgggcacgtggcgcttcctgctagatcctcgaatgctccggtgaacctgcaacgaaaccgagccgggaggggtgtcccggcgacggccctccgacgctcaagtcaggcgaggaataacaaaaaggtggcttcaagatgaagatttttcatacctccagtggagaaatggaagccttatatagatctctcaaagaagcctgggcgtgccaatcaaagcaaccacctgcctttgaccatgcccaggtatgggtctgtcagaagggccatgtctaaatatggatctgtcagggagacgtccatgagaccatactgctactgtatcagcctctacatgatgtgacggcaagatcgtgcgatcttgtgtacggcctaatcattagACATGCTTCGGCTGACATCTCATATCCTGagtcgagcgcataggccgctcgacccCCTTTATACCCCCGCCCCtattttggccgaacggacaaccccctcggcccttggcccctgccgatcggactcccgctcggcccttcggtcttcctgcctgggcgtcggaaacatgagcccatggatgggtttatctatagctccgttcggacctacccatccgctcggctcggccatccaccgcacagcctttcatcggttctcaggctgagacccttcaggaagtggatccccccttcttactgccggatcaaatAACAATGCTGGTTAATGAAATGATttgaacaataaaaaaaataataatttagagGTTTAAgtcaatcaaataaattttttaatgtaaacttaatttaattatctatttttgaaaaaatagaaTAATGACCTCGCGAAAGCAGTTTCTTGGGCCTAGCAGGCCCGGACGTCGGCCTGCCCGATCTGCCCGTTGGACACTATAGTCCACGTAAGTGTTTAGCTAGCTGCTAAAGCTCCTCTTAGCAACCGAAAGCAATATGGCGCCCACGATCTCGATCGATCCCAAGACTTGGCATCAGGTCGCCGCAATCTCCGGTACGGCAACATCATCGGCTTCGatcccttctctttctcttattcGTTGTTGATCTTTTCTTCTCCGTCTTTTACCCGATCGAATGAATCAGGAGCTGCAGCAATCGGCCTCGGGAGCTACGGATTTCACTTCTTCGACCCCAAAAATCCATCTTTCAAAGAGGTAAGCACGAAGCTCTTAACGTTTAGGGTGTCCCTCCGTGGTTTCCGTGGAGTGTTCTCTATAGAAAAGAAATTGATTTGTTCTTTATTGTGCTTGTTGGACGCCGAAATCGAAGGTTTGGGGGACTGCCTCTTTATACCACTTGGTCCACACGGTCGCCTTGATTGGAGCTCCTATCACCAAACGCCCCAACATCGTTAGTTTTCCTTCTTGTTTGTGAGTTTAATCGCTGAACAGGCGTCGATTATGTTTTACCTTTATCTCTCTTCTTTTGAGCAGTTCGGAGGGCTTCTCACGGCCGGCATCCTGGCGTTCTCAGGATCGTGAGTgaatcttctccttcttttcattttcatttgttAATTGGTACAAGATTCTCTAGGATAATTATAAACCCTTTTATTGGTTTATCATACCAATATTCTTTTATGTAAAAATAAGTTccgattttaaaacttattttcttataattttgttggttttaattttttttggcgGTCAGATTTTTGCAGAGAGTTGCTATAAGTTATAGCAATTTAGAGTTCTAGTGGAAGCAGATGCAGAGGGAGAGTAAATCTCTGAATCTGCAACATTAAATACAATCATTCATAATTCTGTGCAATGTTTTATTCTTCATTGACGAATGAGGAAAATGGAGTATAATGATAAAAATTGGAACAATTGCTGAAACTCTAAAATCTTgaatttacctttatttttgtaTGTATGCCTTCACATGCCAGTCTTGTAGGCCAGCTCAATACATTGGTGCAGGTAGAACTTGATAATGTAGctcagatgctacttttctttgTTATCCAGTTTTTGCAATTGCCAAACAAATTGTTTTCCTTCTTCAGCACTTCATGATTGATTTCAATTGGATTTCTTAAATAATTGTAGCATGAGGTCATTCTGCTTAAACTACTTCAAAACATGAAGAATCACTAAGCTTGTTTCTGTTTCATGTTACTCGATACATTCTTTATCATTCTATTTCATCGACTAATTCATCAATTTACCCTCATACTGAATAGTTTGCATTGCAATTGCTATCCACAATAGCTACTTGAATAATTTTGTTTAACAATAGTTATTTTCTAGTTCCTAAACCTACAGTATATTGGGTGTTTGGACTGTTGGTGCTTCTTTGTTTTTTGAGGGAAAACTGTTAATGCTTTTTTTCCTGGTGGAAAAATTACAACAGTATCTTAATGCTAGTGCCCGTGGTTTCTTTAGGTGCTACATGGCAGCCTACATCGAAGATAAGCATTACTCTATGCTTGCACCATTCGGTGGGCTTGCATTTATCGCTGCTTGGCTAAGTTTACTCTTTTGATAGTGTTATGTACATTTATCGCTGCTTGGCTAAGTTTACTCTTCTATAGTGTTATGTATATTATATGCAATATATTTGTGGTTCTTTGTTCTCTTACAGTTTAAGATCAACATTCTGTTGTTACCACCAGTTAATTCAGGTGGACAGAAACAAGGTCATCAATGAATAAGTGTCAAGCTGTTGTGTACAAACATCCATGTTGTAACTTAAAATAGATACTTGGATGTTTTGAACAAACGGTCAAAGGTGTTCTTCTCAGTCTTTATGCGCATTTTGCGTTTCAAATAATTAAGTAATATTGTTATCAGATATTGTCAATGAAAACAAGGTGTGACTTATATGCACGATACTCTTGACATGACTTTTGCCCAACAGATATGTGATTGTTATATAGACTTGCTTGAATCAGGTATACAGTGATATTGGAAAGAAAGGTGGAAGAACAATATATTGACAGAAAATTCTCGAATACAATTGTTAAACAATCAGGCCATCAGCCTAGTTAAAGCTAGTAAACCTTAAGCTTCATTCAGTTAACATATGAACTAGAGATTTTAAACATCTGGAACAGAAACAGTAGCATTTTTCGTGCGCTGATATTCAAGTACAATGGTAAATGCCAAAATCTGCTAAATATTATTATTAAGACAGAGATATGGCAAATAAGGATAAGCTATGAATGTTTGCCCTCTCATTTGTCTCAAGTGTGTGATTCGTACTGGCAAGCGCCATGACCTGAAAGAACCAATGAGGTAAGTATGCATTTAGCAGTTGTCATTTTGCTATGGCTAAAGCTCTATAATAGTCAAGACTGCTTTTTCTGAACTTGCTTTTACAACTGTTACTGAATGCTTAACAAGTTCATTTCATGTGCTGATGCATGCTTACGTAGCTTATAAATTTGGAGTTTGGATCATGCATTATGTTTTTGAGAATCTGTGAAATTAAGATACGAATTCTGTGAATCCTAAGTTCATCTAAGAAGGTACGATCATACTTGGGTTTAAGTCGGAAACCATAGCAGCAGCACTGAAGTAGCAGGAGCCTCCTTGATTTTTGTATTTCTGCCAGTAGCTGTTGAAAGCAAAAGATGCATGGTCCTTGATAGTGTTGGGAAGATAGCAAGGTTTGTTTGGTAAGATCATCTTGCAATCTGCACCCCCAGGGCCACATGCCCAATCAAGGGCTGCTTGTAGAACATCATCTGGTGTTTGTTCATCTGCTATGCACCACTGCCTTGGCAGATCATCCCCATCTACATATTATGCCACATATCGAAGAAATTTAGTAGTACTTACATGAAGGTAAGTTGCATTACAAAGCAAACTTAATATTCCATCTGAGAAAATTGGAAAAACAGGCAACTAGGCTCATTACCTGATCTTGGTATTAACAGCGCAAGGATTAGTACCGAGAAGTGTATCCATGTTAGGGCAGTGTTCATCTTGATCTTGCATTGCTCCTTAACCTAAGCTGTTACCTGCTATTTATCTTCACTTAAAGTTGGTCCATGTTAAAATATAGTTTCCTTGCCTTCTTTCTTAAAGAAGACTAACCAGATTCTTTGCTTCAAGCTTGAgttgaacttttttttttcatttcatgtTGTTCCTTGAGCATAAAGTGTGGATCTACTGCAGCCGGAATAAGTGGCAGCTCCGTCACTGGACCCATGGTGATCAGTAGCCCAAAGTGCAGACAACTGTTGTAACTTTATATTTTTATCCTAAAGGCTTGTGATCATACCATAGTTTTCACAAGCTTTTGTCCTACTTCAGCCATGTGAGTGTTCTTTGTTCATCTTATTTGTGTCATTGATATCTGTCAACTTaagagaaaataaattttaagaaaatggcCATAAGAcgaattgaaaatttaattaatatgaaAGACTTATAGTGAGACTAACATGAtaaaatgatgatgatgatgatgatctaATCATGGATGATGAGTGTAATCTCCACTTGTAACACAATAGAATCACACCTCAACCAAATCGGAAAATAAAAAACACTTTCGATTAAGGCAacaccctaaaattcaaccacaAAATTGTGAAGTTTCTTCTCAGCCTTGGGCATGTTCTCCAGATGAATAGCCAGGAATCCAGATACAGAATCATGAGCAAACTCAACATCAGCAGAGTCCAGCAGGCATGTCCTAGGCGTCACTGAAGAATACGCATCCTTTCACTTCCATGCACACTATTGCAGCAGCCTCAGGTCCCTTCGCTGAAGAACAATCCTTCGACAATGAAGAAACATTCAAGACATGGTATGTGAGATCTACCACTGCTGCTCCAGCATTGTACCTGTTCACCAAACCCACTGGTGCAAATCGGAGACCAGGTGCCAAATCCTGCATCATTAGCCCACAATATCAGGTGTCAGCACGCAAAAACCTTCacgataaattttgaaaaatctaagcaATTCTGCAAATTGACCTTGATGGGAGAGACGGTAAAGATTCTCATGCTCCAAAACCTTCAAGGTCACCGGAATGACAGCTTTGTGCGGGAGGACCACGATCTTCCCATCAGTTTGCCGGAATGTGACACAGTCACTACTCCAATCACGATAGATTCTGTCCGAAAATCTTAGAGATGGTTAGTTGAGGATGTGACTTCTGTGTTTACTAGATGTAGATGTTGTTCACTCTGCAACACAAGAAATGTCAATGTCAGGTCAGGGAAGGAGTCCCGACGTTAGCCTTCTGACGCTTAAGTCAGTTACTGACACAGTAGAAGAAAGCGGAGCAACAATAAGCACAagcgtgaatagtgaataacgcgtaACTCTACCGGTACATGGACCCTCTTTTATATAGCATCCTGATGAACGATGTGCACTTTCCCCAAGGCGTGGGTATACTTTCCTAACCATCTTATGAAAAGACATGTCAAAAAAATGTCTCTGATATCATACCTTAACAAGATATGTAAATCTTTGATGAGACAGTGAAAACTTCCGTCATACGATTCGCATGTTGACCATGTCTTGTGTCAACGGTACTATATCCCAAAAGGATATTTGAGAGATACGTCAATGATGTCGTTGCTCAGCCGAGCAGGATAGCCGCTCGACTAAGGACTTCTCCGCTCAATCGGCATCGGTTGCTTTTCCTTGCGGTAACTAGGTACAGTGGCTTGTCTTCTCCCGATCGGACAAGCGATCTAGCCTGCTTAACATTTCATCGATCCGCACGGAGTGTTTGATGATTTTATTGTAGTGCTCCTAGCTAGCCGAGCGTTCTGTTCGGACAAGTCGTTTGTCGATCGGGCATTGCCAGCCCCCGATTGGCAATTACAGTACCCTCCACTTGGCCACCAGAGGTGAGCTCATTAACTCTTTGGTATTGATCATCTTTACTTTAATCTCTACGTTGACAGCTGGGCAAATATTCTTCCTCTGTGTAGCTCCATGTTACACCTTGGCAGTCGAAGACTCCGATAACACCTGTGCATTTGTTCATGTTCCATATCTTCAACAAGCTGATCAGCAGGATAGTCAGCATTAGCAGTGTTAAACCATCAACGCAATGTTAAGCTTTGAGGATCATATATGGTGCTCACCTAGTGCCATCACGAGTGGGATAAGAGGCAATCTCGAGTGGGTCTACCGGGTAGTCGAGCACGTAGAGTTGACCTATAAGGCAAGAGCAGTTTCTTCAGCAATTTGAAGTTGTGCTTTCCAGGAACATCACTGCAAGTTCAAAATATTGTACATCTAAATTACTTGTTTTGTAGCACGGTCTAAACACGTTCGACGGCGGCCTGTTTAGACACCTCTCGGAACAGTTAAGACAAACACGATGAGGATGATAATAATGTAAACATGGTCGAGCTCACCTGACATTAACTGGCCCTCAACTGATAGCACGAGCAGAGGCATGGTACTCTGCCGCCGGATGTAGAGAGTGAAACATATCCCAGTCAGGGATCATGAACTCACCGAGGAAGACGCTGTTGTCGGCGACTGACGCGATGTGGATGGTGTGCGACACGGACTCCCTGGGATAGAAATCGTCCGACGCCCTCGCCACTGCCGTCTGCTTCGAGCTACAATTTGTTCCCAAGATCAAGAATCTATCAGTCTCATCAAGTTCATGGATGAGTAGTCAAGCAATGAAGCAAACACAGAGCACGACTGACCAATACAGAGCATCAGTGTTGTGGCTCATGCAAGCGATGCATCCATTTTCAGGGAAATTCTTGGCCAATGGAAGCGTCCAGAGTTCGGTGGTACTATCTTGTGAGCTCCACCCTCCCTCCGAGCTCGCCGCCGCGGGCCTCCAAGATGCACTGATCGTCGACCTTGACAACGTCGACCCCCGCAGAGTAGCTGTGGAGCTCGTTGTAGAACTTGTAGACGCTCTTGGGATTCACAAGGCCTAGTCCGATCCCTGCGCCGTGAGGTTGTTCGTCTTCATCCCCGGCTCGCTCTCCATCACTCTGGGAGACGTTTGGGTACTTCATCTTGGAATTGTAGTCCGTCCCTGGCCGGACGCCACCCCAGTAGCCGGTGATGGTATGCCACACGTAGATGTATTTGAGGCCGTAGTTTTCTTTCACCGTCCATATGATAGTCTTGAAGTTGCTGGAGATATTTGGAACTTTGTCGTATTTAAATTacatgaaattaaatttaaattatctgtcGAGATGAGGCCGAGCAAACTTTTGTTGAGCGAGCTGGAGGTCGTCTGGGCAAAATTAAAAGGCCGAACGATCGAGTTAGCTATCGAGCGAATTGGAGGACGTCCAGACAAAGAGGCCGAATGAGCGAGTTAGCTGCCGAACGAGCTGGAGGTCGTC is drawn from Zingiber officinale cultivar Zhangliang chromosome 1B, Zo_v1.1, whole genome shotgun sequence and contains these coding sequences:
- the LOC122046732 gene encoding transmembrane protein 256 homolog, whose amino-acid sequence is MAPTISIDPKTWHQVAAISGAAAIGLGSYGFHFFDPKNPSFKEVWGTASLYHLVHTVALIGAPITKRPNIFGGLLTAGILAFSGSCYMAAYIEDKHYSMLAPFGGLAFIAAWLSLLF
- the LOC122046729 gene encoding glucan endo-1,3-beta-glucosidase 1-like: MNTALTWIHFSVLILALLIPRSDGDDLPRQWCIADEQTPDDVLQAALDWACGPGGADCKMILPNKPCYLPNTIKDHASFAFNSYWQKYKNQGGSCYFSAAAMVSDLNPSHGACQYESHT